In Chelonia mydas isolate rCheMyd1 chromosome 10, rCheMyd1.pri.v2, whole genome shotgun sequence, a single window of DNA contains:
- the ULK3 gene encoding serine/threonine-protein kinase ULK3 isoform X6, whose product MLLFTKPTGRKPAWFPFPFQKNAREVVAIKCVNKKSLNRASVENLLTEIEILKTIRHPHIVELKDFQWDSDNIYLIMEFCAGGDLSHFIRTRKILPEKVARLFLQQLACALKFLHDRNISHLDLKPQNILLSSVENPHLKLADFGFAQYMSPWDEKHMLRGSPLYMAPEMVCHRQYDARVDLWSVGVILYEALFGRPPFFSKSFAELEEKIRSNRVIELPCRPRLSQGCRDLLQRLLERDPLQRISFEEFFTHPFVDMEHMPSAESLCKATALVVEAVKKDEQGDPSAALSLYCKALEFFVPALHYETDARRKEAIRSKVGQYISRAEELKTLVTSNNKTLLQQGNPARNILKEMSRDKPRLCAALEVASAAMAKEEEGKEDSDTLDLYQQSLGELLLMLAAEPVGRRRELLHSEIQTLMGRAEYLKEQIKMRDAQFMGKEMLSESVRSSCTLQ is encoded by the exons ATGCTACTGTTTACAAAGCCTACAGGAAG gaagccTGCATGGTTTCCATTCCCTTTCCAGAAGAACGCCCGGGAAGTGGTGGCCATCAAGTGCGTGAACAAGAAGAGCCTGAACCGGGCATCGGTGGAGAACTTGCTGACAGAGATCGAGATCCTGAAGACCATCCGCCACCCACACATCGTGGAGCTGAAGGACTTCCAG TGGGACAGTGACAACATTTACCTCATCATGGAGTTCTGCGCTGGGGGGGATCTGTCCCATTTCATCCGGACGCGGAAGATACTCCCAGAGAAGGTGGCGCGGCtctttctgcagcagctgg CGTGTGCCCTGAAGTTCCTTCACGACAGGAATATCTCCCACCTGGACCTGAAGCCTCAGAACATTCTCCTCAGCTCCGTGGAAAATCCTCATCTCAAGCTGGCAG ATTTTGGCTTTGCGCAGTACATGTCTCCGTGGGACGAGAAGCATATGCTCAGGGGATCCCCGCTCTACATGGCCCCCGAGATGGTGTGCCACCGGCAGTATGATGCCCGTGTGGACCTGTGGTCCGTGGGGGTCATTCTTTATG AGGCGCTGTTCGGGAGGCCGCCTTTTTTCTCCAAATCATTTGCCGAGCTGGAGGAGAAAATCCGCAGCAACCGGGTGATCGAG ctgccctgccggCCCCGGCTTTCCCAGGGGTGCCGGGATCTCCTGCAGCGCCTCCTGGAGAGGGACCCGCTGCAGCGCATCTCTTTCGAGGAGTTCTTCACCCATCCCTTCGTGGACATGGAGCACATGCCCAGCGCAGAGAGCCTGTGCAAAGCG ACCGCGCTGGTAGTGGAAGCTGTAAAGAAGGATGAGCAGGGAGACCCCTCAGCCGCCCTCTCTCTCTACTGCAAGGCCCTGGAGTTTTTTGTCCCTGCCCTGCACT ATGAAACTGATGCTCGCAGGAAAGAAGCGATCAGGTCAAAG GTGGGTCAGTACATCTCGCGAGCGGAGGAACTAAAGACGCTGGTGACGTCCAACAACAAGACCCTCCTGCAGCAGGGCAACCCCGCCAGGAACATCCTCAAAG AGATGTCCAGGGACAAACCCCGCCTGTGTGCCGCGCTGGAGGTGGCGTCTGCAGCCATGGCTAAG GAGGAAGAGGGCAAGGAGGACTCTGACACACTGGATCTCTACCAGCAGAGTCTGGGGGAGCTGCTGCTTATGTTAGCTG cagaaCCTGTGGGCAGGAGACGGGAGCTGCTTCACTCGGAG ATTCAGACTCTGATGGGCCGGGCTGAGTACCTGAAAGAGCAGATCAAg ATGAGGGATGCGCAATTCATGGGCAAGGAGATGCTGTCGGAGTCTGTCCGGAGCT CCTGTACTCTGCAGTAA
- the ULK3 gene encoding serine/threonine-protein kinase ULK3 isoform X5 translates to MLLFTKPTGRSCRKPAWFPFPFQKNAREVVAIKCVNKKSLNRASVENLLTEIEILKTIRHPHIVELKDFQWDSDNIYLIMEFCAGGDLSHFIRTRKILPEKVARLFLQQLACALKFLHDRNISHLDLKPQNILLSSVENPHLKLADFGFAQYMSPWDEKHMLRGSPLYMAPEMVCHRQYDARVDLWSVGVILYEALFGRPPFFSKSFAELEEKIRSNRVIELPCRPRLSQGCRDLLQRLLERDPLQRISFEEFFTHPFVDMEHMPSAESLCKATALVVEAVKKDEQGDPSAALSLYCKALEFFVPALHYETDARRKEAIRSKVGQYISRAEELKTLVTSNNKTLLQQGNPARNILKEMSRDKPRLCAALEVASAAMAKEEEGKEDSDTLDLYQQSLGELLLMLAAEPVGRRRELLHSEIQTLMGRAEYLKEQIKMRDAQFMGKEMLSESVRSSCTLQ, encoded by the exons ATGCTACTGTTTACAAAGCCTACAGGAAG gtcatgcaggaagccTGCATGGTTTCCATTCCCTTTCCAGAAGAACGCCCGGGAAGTGGTGGCCATCAAGTGCGTGAACAAGAAGAGCCTGAACCGGGCATCGGTGGAGAACTTGCTGACAGAGATCGAGATCCTGAAGACCATCCGCCACCCACACATCGTGGAGCTGAAGGACTTCCAG TGGGACAGTGACAACATTTACCTCATCATGGAGTTCTGCGCTGGGGGGGATCTGTCCCATTTCATCCGGACGCGGAAGATACTCCCAGAGAAGGTGGCGCGGCtctttctgcagcagctgg CGTGTGCCCTGAAGTTCCTTCACGACAGGAATATCTCCCACCTGGACCTGAAGCCTCAGAACATTCTCCTCAGCTCCGTGGAAAATCCTCATCTCAAGCTGGCAG ATTTTGGCTTTGCGCAGTACATGTCTCCGTGGGACGAGAAGCATATGCTCAGGGGATCCCCGCTCTACATGGCCCCCGAGATGGTGTGCCACCGGCAGTATGATGCCCGTGTGGACCTGTGGTCCGTGGGGGTCATTCTTTATG AGGCGCTGTTCGGGAGGCCGCCTTTTTTCTCCAAATCATTTGCCGAGCTGGAGGAGAAAATCCGCAGCAACCGGGTGATCGAG ctgccctgccggCCCCGGCTTTCCCAGGGGTGCCGGGATCTCCTGCAGCGCCTCCTGGAGAGGGACCCGCTGCAGCGCATCTCTTTCGAGGAGTTCTTCACCCATCCCTTCGTGGACATGGAGCACATGCCCAGCGCAGAGAGCCTGTGCAAAGCG ACCGCGCTGGTAGTGGAAGCTGTAAAGAAGGATGAGCAGGGAGACCCCTCAGCCGCCCTCTCTCTCTACTGCAAGGCCCTGGAGTTTTTTGTCCCTGCCCTGCACT ATGAAACTGATGCTCGCAGGAAAGAAGCGATCAGGTCAAAG GTGGGTCAGTACATCTCGCGAGCGGAGGAACTAAAGACGCTGGTGACGTCCAACAACAAGACCCTCCTGCAGCAGGGCAACCCCGCCAGGAACATCCTCAAAG AGATGTCCAGGGACAAACCCCGCCTGTGTGCCGCGCTGGAGGTGGCGTCTGCAGCCATGGCTAAG GAGGAAGAGGGCAAGGAGGACTCTGACACACTGGATCTCTACCAGCAGAGTCTGGGGGAGCTGCTGCTTATGTTAGCTG cagaaCCTGTGGGCAGGAGACGGGAGCTGCTTCACTCGGAG ATTCAGACTCTGATGGGCCGGGCTGAGTACCTGAAAGAGCAGATCAAg ATGAGGGATGCGCAATTCATGGGCAAGGAGATGCTGTCGGAGTCTGTCCGGAGCT CCTGTACTCTGCAGTAA
- the ULK3 gene encoding serine/threonine-protein kinase ULK3 isoform X2, whose protein sequence is MAGAGWAPPRLDEFILTERLGSGTYATVYKAYRKALPAGLPVQTHSRARSWSTFSLAGRAGLLLQSLTLLGDRGQALAPCLSFPICEKRMAICSRGGCVSSCRKPAWFPFPFQKNAREVVAIKCVNKKSLNRASVENLLTEIEILKTIRHPHIVELKDFQWDSDNIYLIMEFCAGGDLSHFIRTRKILPEKVARLFLQQLACALKFLHDRNISHLDLKPQNILLSSVENPHLKLADFGFAQYMSPWDEKHMLRGSPLYMAPEMVCHRQYDARVDLWSVGVILYEALFGRPPFFSKSFAELEEKIRSNRVIELPCRPRLSQGCRDLLQRLLERDPLQRISFEEFFTHPFVDMEHMPSAESLCKATALVVEAVKKDEQGDPSAALSLYCKALEFFVPALHYETDARRKEAIRSKVGQYISRAEELKTLVTSNNKTLLQQGNPARNILKEMSRDKPRLCAALEVASAAMAKEEEGKEDSDTLDLYQQSLGELLLMLAEPVGRRRELLHSEIQTLMGRAEYLKEQIKMRDAQFMGKEMLSESVRSSCTLQ, encoded by the exons atggcgggggctggctgggcaccGCCACGCCTGGATGAGTTCATCCTGACCGAGAGGCTGGGCAGTGGCACCTATGCTACTGTTTACAAAGCCTACAGGAAG gccctgccagctGGTCTGCCGGTACAAACCCATTCCCGGGCACGGAGCTGGAGCACTTTCAGCctggcagggagagcagggctgcTCCTTCAGTCCCTGACTCTTctgggtgaccgtgggcaagcCCTCGCCccgtgcctcagcttccccatttgTGAAAAGCGGATGGCGATCTGCTCCCGGGGAGGCTGTGTGTC gtcatgcaggaagccTGCATGGTTTCCATTCCCTTTCCAGAAGAACGCCCGGGAAGTGGTGGCCATCAAGTGCGTGAACAAGAAGAGCCTGAACCGGGCATCGGTGGAGAACTTGCTGACAGAGATCGAGATCCTGAAGACCATCCGCCACCCACACATCGTGGAGCTGAAGGACTTCCAG TGGGACAGTGACAACATTTACCTCATCATGGAGTTCTGCGCTGGGGGGGATCTGTCCCATTTCATCCGGACGCGGAAGATACTCCCAGAGAAGGTGGCGCGGCtctttctgcagcagctgg CGTGTGCCCTGAAGTTCCTTCACGACAGGAATATCTCCCACCTGGACCTGAAGCCTCAGAACATTCTCCTCAGCTCCGTGGAAAATCCTCATCTCAAGCTGGCAG ATTTTGGCTTTGCGCAGTACATGTCTCCGTGGGACGAGAAGCATATGCTCAGGGGATCCCCGCTCTACATGGCCCCCGAGATGGTGTGCCACCGGCAGTATGATGCCCGTGTGGACCTGTGGTCCGTGGGGGTCATTCTTTATG AGGCGCTGTTCGGGAGGCCGCCTTTTTTCTCCAAATCATTTGCCGAGCTGGAGGAGAAAATCCGCAGCAACCGGGTGATCGAG ctgccctgccggCCCCGGCTTTCCCAGGGGTGCCGGGATCTCCTGCAGCGCCTCCTGGAGAGGGACCCGCTGCAGCGCATCTCTTTCGAGGAGTTCTTCACCCATCCCTTCGTGGACATGGAGCACATGCCCAGCGCAGAGAGCCTGTGCAAAGCG ACCGCGCTGGTAGTGGAAGCTGTAAAGAAGGATGAGCAGGGAGACCCCTCAGCCGCCCTCTCTCTCTACTGCAAGGCCCTGGAGTTTTTTGTCCCTGCCCTGCACT ATGAAACTGATGCTCGCAGGAAAGAAGCGATCAGGTCAAAG GTGGGTCAGTACATCTCGCGAGCGGAGGAACTAAAGACGCTGGTGACGTCCAACAACAAGACCCTCCTGCAGCAGGGCAACCCCGCCAGGAACATCCTCAAAG AGATGTCCAGGGACAAACCCCGCCTGTGTGCCGCGCTGGAGGTGGCGTCTGCAGCCATGGCTAAG GAGGAAGAGGGCAAGGAGGACTCTGACACACTGGATCTCTACCAGCAGAGTCTGGGGGAGCTGCTGCTTATGTTAGCTG aaCCTGTGGGCAGGAGACGGGAGCTGCTTCACTCGGAG ATTCAGACTCTGATGGGCCGGGCTGAGTACCTGAAAGAGCAGATCAAg ATGAGGGATGCGCAATTCATGGGCAAGGAGATGCTGTCGGAGTCTGTCCGGAGCT CCTGTACTCTGCAGTAA
- the ULK3 gene encoding serine/threonine-protein kinase ULK3 isoform X3, producing the protein MAGAGWAPPRLDEFILTERLGSGTYATVYKAYRKKNAREVVAIKCVNKKSLNRASVENLLTEIEILKTIRHPHIVELKDFQWDSDNIYLIMEFCAGGDLSHFIRTRKILPEKVARLFLQQLACALKFLHDRNISHLDLKPQNILLSSVENPHLKLADFGFAQYMSPWDEKHMLRGSPLYMAPEMVCHRQYDARVDLWSVGVILYEALFGRPPFFSKSFAELEEKIRSNRVIELPCRPRLSQGCRDLLQRLLERDPLQRISFEEFFTHPFVDMEHMPSAESLCKATALVVEAVKKDEQGDPSAALSLYCKALEFFVPALHYETDARRKEAIRSKVGQYISRAEELKTLVTSNNKTLLQQGNPARNILKEMSRDKPRLCAALEVASAAMAKEEEGKEDSDTLDLYQQSLGELLLMLAAEPVGRRRELLHSEIQTLMGRAEYLKEQIKMRDAQFMGKEMLSESVRSSCTLQ; encoded by the exons atggcgggggctggctgggcaccGCCACGCCTGGATGAGTTCATCCTGACCGAGAGGCTGGGCAGTGGCACCTATGCTACTGTTTACAAAGCCTACAGGAAG AAGAACGCCCGGGAAGTGGTGGCCATCAAGTGCGTGAACAAGAAGAGCCTGAACCGGGCATCGGTGGAGAACTTGCTGACAGAGATCGAGATCCTGAAGACCATCCGCCACCCACACATCGTGGAGCTGAAGGACTTCCAG TGGGACAGTGACAACATTTACCTCATCATGGAGTTCTGCGCTGGGGGGGATCTGTCCCATTTCATCCGGACGCGGAAGATACTCCCAGAGAAGGTGGCGCGGCtctttctgcagcagctgg CGTGTGCCCTGAAGTTCCTTCACGACAGGAATATCTCCCACCTGGACCTGAAGCCTCAGAACATTCTCCTCAGCTCCGTGGAAAATCCTCATCTCAAGCTGGCAG ATTTTGGCTTTGCGCAGTACATGTCTCCGTGGGACGAGAAGCATATGCTCAGGGGATCCCCGCTCTACATGGCCCCCGAGATGGTGTGCCACCGGCAGTATGATGCCCGTGTGGACCTGTGGTCCGTGGGGGTCATTCTTTATG AGGCGCTGTTCGGGAGGCCGCCTTTTTTCTCCAAATCATTTGCCGAGCTGGAGGAGAAAATCCGCAGCAACCGGGTGATCGAG ctgccctgccggCCCCGGCTTTCCCAGGGGTGCCGGGATCTCCTGCAGCGCCTCCTGGAGAGGGACCCGCTGCAGCGCATCTCTTTCGAGGAGTTCTTCACCCATCCCTTCGTGGACATGGAGCACATGCCCAGCGCAGAGAGCCTGTGCAAAGCG ACCGCGCTGGTAGTGGAAGCTGTAAAGAAGGATGAGCAGGGAGACCCCTCAGCCGCCCTCTCTCTCTACTGCAAGGCCCTGGAGTTTTTTGTCCCTGCCCTGCACT ATGAAACTGATGCTCGCAGGAAAGAAGCGATCAGGTCAAAG GTGGGTCAGTACATCTCGCGAGCGGAGGAACTAAAGACGCTGGTGACGTCCAACAACAAGACCCTCCTGCAGCAGGGCAACCCCGCCAGGAACATCCTCAAAG AGATGTCCAGGGACAAACCCCGCCTGTGTGCCGCGCTGGAGGTGGCGTCTGCAGCCATGGCTAAG GAGGAAGAGGGCAAGGAGGACTCTGACACACTGGATCTCTACCAGCAGAGTCTGGGGGAGCTGCTGCTTATGTTAGCTG cagaaCCTGTGGGCAGGAGACGGGAGCTGCTTCACTCGGAG ATTCAGACTCTGATGGGCCGGGCTGAGTACCTGAAAGAGCAGATCAAg ATGAGGGATGCGCAATTCATGGGCAAGGAGATGCTGTCGGAGTCTGTCCGGAGCT CCTGTACTCTGCAGTAA
- the ULK3 gene encoding serine/threonine-protein kinase ULK3 isoform X4: MAGAGWAPPRLDEFILTERLGSGTYATVYKAYRKKNAREVVAIKCVNKKSLNRASVENLLTEIEILKTIRHPHIVELKDFQWDSDNIYLIMEFCAGGDLSHFIRTRKILPEKVARLFLQQLACALKFLHDRNISHLDLKPQNILLSSVENPHLKLADFGFAQYMSPWDEKHMLRGSPLYMAPEMVCHRQYDARVDLWSVGVILYEALFGRPPFFSKSFAELEEKIRSNRVIELPCRPRLSQGCRDLLQRLLERDPLQRISFEEFFTHPFVDMEHMPSAESLCKATALVVEAVKKDEQGDPSAALSLYCKALEFFVPALHYETDARRKEAIRSKVGQYISRAEELKTLVTSNNKTLLQQGNPARNILKEMSRDKPRLCAALEVASAAMAKEEEGKEDSDTLDLYQQSLGELLLMLAEPVGRRRELLHSEIQTLMGRAEYLKEQIKMRDAQFMGKEMLSESVRSSCTLQ, translated from the exons atggcgggggctggctgggcaccGCCACGCCTGGATGAGTTCATCCTGACCGAGAGGCTGGGCAGTGGCACCTATGCTACTGTTTACAAAGCCTACAGGAAG AAGAACGCCCGGGAAGTGGTGGCCATCAAGTGCGTGAACAAGAAGAGCCTGAACCGGGCATCGGTGGAGAACTTGCTGACAGAGATCGAGATCCTGAAGACCATCCGCCACCCACACATCGTGGAGCTGAAGGACTTCCAG TGGGACAGTGACAACATTTACCTCATCATGGAGTTCTGCGCTGGGGGGGATCTGTCCCATTTCATCCGGACGCGGAAGATACTCCCAGAGAAGGTGGCGCGGCtctttctgcagcagctgg CGTGTGCCCTGAAGTTCCTTCACGACAGGAATATCTCCCACCTGGACCTGAAGCCTCAGAACATTCTCCTCAGCTCCGTGGAAAATCCTCATCTCAAGCTGGCAG ATTTTGGCTTTGCGCAGTACATGTCTCCGTGGGACGAGAAGCATATGCTCAGGGGATCCCCGCTCTACATGGCCCCCGAGATGGTGTGCCACCGGCAGTATGATGCCCGTGTGGACCTGTGGTCCGTGGGGGTCATTCTTTATG AGGCGCTGTTCGGGAGGCCGCCTTTTTTCTCCAAATCATTTGCCGAGCTGGAGGAGAAAATCCGCAGCAACCGGGTGATCGAG ctgccctgccggCCCCGGCTTTCCCAGGGGTGCCGGGATCTCCTGCAGCGCCTCCTGGAGAGGGACCCGCTGCAGCGCATCTCTTTCGAGGAGTTCTTCACCCATCCCTTCGTGGACATGGAGCACATGCCCAGCGCAGAGAGCCTGTGCAAAGCG ACCGCGCTGGTAGTGGAAGCTGTAAAGAAGGATGAGCAGGGAGACCCCTCAGCCGCCCTCTCTCTCTACTGCAAGGCCCTGGAGTTTTTTGTCCCTGCCCTGCACT ATGAAACTGATGCTCGCAGGAAAGAAGCGATCAGGTCAAAG GTGGGTCAGTACATCTCGCGAGCGGAGGAACTAAAGACGCTGGTGACGTCCAACAACAAGACCCTCCTGCAGCAGGGCAACCCCGCCAGGAACATCCTCAAAG AGATGTCCAGGGACAAACCCCGCCTGTGTGCCGCGCTGGAGGTGGCGTCTGCAGCCATGGCTAAG GAGGAAGAGGGCAAGGAGGACTCTGACACACTGGATCTCTACCAGCAGAGTCTGGGGGAGCTGCTGCTTATGTTAGCTG aaCCTGTGGGCAGGAGACGGGAGCTGCTTCACTCGGAG ATTCAGACTCTGATGGGCCGGGCTGAGTACCTGAAAGAGCAGATCAAg ATGAGGGATGCGCAATTCATGGGCAAGGAGATGCTGTCGGAGTCTGTCCGGAGCT CCTGTACTCTGCAGTAA
- the ULK3 gene encoding serine/threonine-protein kinase ULK3 isoform X1, with translation MAGAGWAPPRLDEFILTERLGSGTYATVYKAYRKALPAGLPVQTHSRARSWSTFSLAGRAGLLLQSLTLLGDRGQALAPCLSFPICEKRMAICSRGGCVSSCRKPAWFPFPFQKNAREVVAIKCVNKKSLNRASVENLLTEIEILKTIRHPHIVELKDFQWDSDNIYLIMEFCAGGDLSHFIRTRKILPEKVARLFLQQLACALKFLHDRNISHLDLKPQNILLSSVENPHLKLADFGFAQYMSPWDEKHMLRGSPLYMAPEMVCHRQYDARVDLWSVGVILYEALFGRPPFFSKSFAELEEKIRSNRVIELPCRPRLSQGCRDLLQRLLERDPLQRISFEEFFTHPFVDMEHMPSAESLCKATALVVEAVKKDEQGDPSAALSLYCKALEFFVPALHYETDARRKEAIRSKVGQYISRAEELKTLVTSNNKTLLQQGNPARNILKEMSRDKPRLCAALEVASAAMAKEEEGKEDSDTLDLYQQSLGELLLMLAAEPVGRRRELLHSEIQTLMGRAEYLKEQIKMRDAQFMGKEMLSESVRSSCTLQ, from the exons atggcgggggctggctgggcaccGCCACGCCTGGATGAGTTCATCCTGACCGAGAGGCTGGGCAGTGGCACCTATGCTACTGTTTACAAAGCCTACAGGAAG gccctgccagctGGTCTGCCGGTACAAACCCATTCCCGGGCACGGAGCTGGAGCACTTTCAGCctggcagggagagcagggctgcTCCTTCAGTCCCTGACTCTTctgggtgaccgtgggcaagcCCTCGCCccgtgcctcagcttccccatttgTGAAAAGCGGATGGCGATCTGCTCCCGGGGAGGCTGTGTGTC gtcatgcaggaagccTGCATGGTTTCCATTCCCTTTCCAGAAGAACGCCCGGGAAGTGGTGGCCATCAAGTGCGTGAACAAGAAGAGCCTGAACCGGGCATCGGTGGAGAACTTGCTGACAGAGATCGAGATCCTGAAGACCATCCGCCACCCACACATCGTGGAGCTGAAGGACTTCCAG TGGGACAGTGACAACATTTACCTCATCATGGAGTTCTGCGCTGGGGGGGATCTGTCCCATTTCATCCGGACGCGGAAGATACTCCCAGAGAAGGTGGCGCGGCtctttctgcagcagctgg CGTGTGCCCTGAAGTTCCTTCACGACAGGAATATCTCCCACCTGGACCTGAAGCCTCAGAACATTCTCCTCAGCTCCGTGGAAAATCCTCATCTCAAGCTGGCAG ATTTTGGCTTTGCGCAGTACATGTCTCCGTGGGACGAGAAGCATATGCTCAGGGGATCCCCGCTCTACATGGCCCCCGAGATGGTGTGCCACCGGCAGTATGATGCCCGTGTGGACCTGTGGTCCGTGGGGGTCATTCTTTATG AGGCGCTGTTCGGGAGGCCGCCTTTTTTCTCCAAATCATTTGCCGAGCTGGAGGAGAAAATCCGCAGCAACCGGGTGATCGAG ctgccctgccggCCCCGGCTTTCCCAGGGGTGCCGGGATCTCCTGCAGCGCCTCCTGGAGAGGGACCCGCTGCAGCGCATCTCTTTCGAGGAGTTCTTCACCCATCCCTTCGTGGACATGGAGCACATGCCCAGCGCAGAGAGCCTGTGCAAAGCG ACCGCGCTGGTAGTGGAAGCTGTAAAGAAGGATGAGCAGGGAGACCCCTCAGCCGCCCTCTCTCTCTACTGCAAGGCCCTGGAGTTTTTTGTCCCTGCCCTGCACT ATGAAACTGATGCTCGCAGGAAAGAAGCGATCAGGTCAAAG GTGGGTCAGTACATCTCGCGAGCGGAGGAACTAAAGACGCTGGTGACGTCCAACAACAAGACCCTCCTGCAGCAGGGCAACCCCGCCAGGAACATCCTCAAAG AGATGTCCAGGGACAAACCCCGCCTGTGTGCCGCGCTGGAGGTGGCGTCTGCAGCCATGGCTAAG GAGGAAGAGGGCAAGGAGGACTCTGACACACTGGATCTCTACCAGCAGAGTCTGGGGGAGCTGCTGCTTATGTTAGCTG cagaaCCTGTGGGCAGGAGACGGGAGCTGCTTCACTCGGAG ATTCAGACTCTGATGGGCCGGGCTGAGTACCTGAAAGAGCAGATCAAg ATGAGGGATGCGCAATTCATGGGCAAGGAGATGCTGTCGGAGTCTGTCCGGAGCT CCTGTACTCTGCAGTAA
- the ULK3 gene encoding serine/threonine-protein kinase ULK3 isoform X7 — MAGAGWAPPRLDEFILTERLGSGTYATVYKAYRKALPAGLPVQTHSRARSWSTFSLAGRAGLLLQSLTLLGDRGQALAPCLSFPICEKRMAICSRGGCVSSCRKPAWFPFPFQKNAREVVAIKCVNKKSLNRASVENLLTEIEILKTIRHPHIVELKDFQWDSDNIYLIMEFCAGGDLSHFIRTRKILPEKVARLFLQQLACALKFLHDRNISHLDLKPQNILLSSVENPHLKLADFGFAQYMSPWDEKHMLRGSPLYMAPEMVCHRQYDARVDLWSVGVILYEALFGRPPFFSKSFAELEEKIRSNRVIELPCRPRLSQGCRDLLQRLLERDPLQRISFEEFFTHPFVDMEHMPSAESLCKAMKLMLAGKKRSGQRSVTDHARARLVQRLGC, encoded by the exons atggcgggggctggctgggcaccGCCACGCCTGGATGAGTTCATCCTGACCGAGAGGCTGGGCAGTGGCACCTATGCTACTGTTTACAAAGCCTACAGGAAG gccctgccagctGGTCTGCCGGTACAAACCCATTCCCGGGCACGGAGCTGGAGCACTTTCAGCctggcagggagagcagggctgcTCCTTCAGTCCCTGACTCTTctgggtgaccgtgggcaagcCCTCGCCccgtgcctcagcttccccatttgTGAAAAGCGGATGGCGATCTGCTCCCGGGGAGGCTGTGTGTC gtcatgcaggaagccTGCATGGTTTCCATTCCCTTTCCAGAAGAACGCCCGGGAAGTGGTGGCCATCAAGTGCGTGAACAAGAAGAGCCTGAACCGGGCATCGGTGGAGAACTTGCTGACAGAGATCGAGATCCTGAAGACCATCCGCCACCCACACATCGTGGAGCTGAAGGACTTCCAG TGGGACAGTGACAACATTTACCTCATCATGGAGTTCTGCGCTGGGGGGGATCTGTCCCATTTCATCCGGACGCGGAAGATACTCCCAGAGAAGGTGGCGCGGCtctttctgcagcagctgg CGTGTGCCCTGAAGTTCCTTCACGACAGGAATATCTCCCACCTGGACCTGAAGCCTCAGAACATTCTCCTCAGCTCCGTGGAAAATCCTCATCTCAAGCTGGCAG ATTTTGGCTTTGCGCAGTACATGTCTCCGTGGGACGAGAAGCATATGCTCAGGGGATCCCCGCTCTACATGGCCCCCGAGATGGTGTGCCACCGGCAGTATGATGCCCGTGTGGACCTGTGGTCCGTGGGGGTCATTCTTTATG AGGCGCTGTTCGGGAGGCCGCCTTTTTTCTCCAAATCATTTGCCGAGCTGGAGGAGAAAATCCGCAGCAACCGGGTGATCGAG ctgccctgccggCCCCGGCTTTCCCAGGGGTGCCGGGATCTCCTGCAGCGCCTCCTGGAGAGGGACCCGCTGCAGCGCATCTCTTTCGAGGAGTTCTTCACCCATCCCTTCGTGGACATGGAGCACATGCCCAGCGCAGAGAGCCTGTGCAAAGCG ATGAAACTGATGCTCGCAGGAAAGAAGCGATCAGGTCAAAGGTCAGTGACCGACCATGCTAGAGCAAGGTTGGTCCAGCGGTTAGGGTGCTAA